Part of the Leptospira yasudae genome is shown below.
GCAAGGTTGAAAAAGGTTCTTTTGATATTCGATTGGGAAGTAAATTTCGTCCCGAAGTCGGCGGAGAACTGGAATCCAGACTTTCGTTCGTGTATCATTTTTAAAAGGACGCAAGAGCTGCCGATCGATTCGGCAGCTCGATGAGAATCAAGCGGCTACGGAGTCTCTTCCGATTTTTCCTACGAAGTAGAGAATGACGCCTACGACTATCAATCCGGCTCTGATTGCCCAACCGGTTGCAGTTCCCCAATTGTCGATCCACATTAGGATTTTTAAGTTGTAATTGAAAAAGCTCAATGCCGAAGAAGCAACGCCTGCAAAGGAAAGGAACGCTCCGAACGAAGAAATTTTCTCTTTAATTTGATCCATGAGTAATGCACCTCTTTGTTATCGTATTAGTTAAAAAATTAACAAACGACTTCGGGTTTTTTCCCGGAATTTAAACTAGAATCTTTGTTTTCGGGAAAATTCTCTCTTTGATAAAAAACTTGCGATAGAAGCTTTGTTTTTTAGTTTTGACAGTCTAACTAAAGAACAGCAGGGGACGAAATTGGTTTCGACTGTTGTTGCCAGGGATTATGTGGCGTGTAGAGGTTGTAGGCTCCTCTCAAAACCTTCAAACAATAACCGCTAATAACGAATTAGCTTTAGCAGCTTAATCTCTGCTACGGAACCTTAGTTTTTTCTCCTGAATTCTAAACGTTCTGACACTTATCGGGAGGCGGCTCTTTTGGCTTTCGGTTCCTAAAAGAGACTGTATTCGGACCGGATAGGAAAGAGAATCCTGTCTGTGGGTTAAACTCTTTCCAAAATTTTATACATAGACTACACACGTAGAGGCTAATTTGGGGCGCAATAGGACGCGGGTTCGAACCCCGCCGTCTCCATAGTTCTTTCCTTCTTCTTTTTCCCGTTTTTCTTTTTTTAGGAGAATCCTTCCTTTTCGATACTTTATGTTTGAACCAAGCGGGCTTTCTCCAAGTCTGAGTGATTAGAAAGATTTCATTGCAATCATTTCGAAGATTCATTCCTTTTGGTTGCGTTTCATTCTTTTTCTGGAGTAGGTTAGGTGGAAACTAAGATCGCGGTTTATTCGGACATGGTTTGTCCGTGGTGTTATATCGGAAAAAAAAGATTAGAGGACGCCGTCGAACTTCGAAAAAAGTCCCATCCTGATGATACGATTGAAATCGAATGGAGAGCGTTTCAGCTCAATCCGGATCTTTCTCCGGAAGGCGAGGACCGCGTTCTTCACATGACCCGCAAGTTCGGTTCGATGGATCGGATTAAGATGATGGTTCAACGAGTCGCCGATATCGCGACTGCGGACGGGCTTCCTTTTTCCGTCGAACAAGCCGGTCATCAACCCAATACGTTCTTATTACATGCGCTTGTTCGCAAGGCGAAAGAATTCGGAAAGGATTCCGTTCTTTCGGAACTCTTTTTTAAGAAGTTTTTTGCGGACGGTAAGAATCTTTCGGATCCGAACATCATTTCCGAAACTTTAAAAGAAGCCGGGTTGGACGAGAACCTCCTGGAAGCCGTAAAAAACGACGACGCGCTTTTACAAGAAATTCAAGAAGTCGAAATGAGAGGCCGTCAACTCGGAGTTTCAGGTGTTCCGTTTTTCGTGTTCAACGAAAAATACGCGGTTTCCGGAGCGCAGGAAACGAATCTCTTTTTACAGGTTTTCGACCAACTGGAAAAAGAGAATTCGTAATCTGGAATATTCTACTTTTCTAATTTTTAGAATTTTCTTGAACGAGTTTGTAAGCCGGATCTTCCTCTTGGGACCACGGGAGTTTGAAGGGAACTTTTTTCACTTTCATTCCCGAGGTTTTCAAGTAGTTTCGGATTTCTCCGTCGCGAAAGATCGCTTCGGAAAACGCGATTTCCCCTGCGTCGGTGATTCCCTGTAATTTCGACGCGTAGTTCACCGTATTTCCGAAGTAGTCGATATTGCTGTTTAAATTCACGGCAAGACATTGACCAGAGTGGATGCTGATGCGGATCTGAATCCGATTTTCCGGCGTTACTTGAAATACTTTTTGCAATTCGATCGAGGCCAATAAAGAATCCAACGGGCTGGAAAAAGACGCCATCACCGCGTCCCCGATCGTTTTTACCACGGCGCCTCTGTGTTCTTTGATGATTCGGAACGCTTGTACGAAATGTTCCCGTACTTCTTTAAACGCACCGTTGTCCCCTTCGGTCAGGTAGAATCGGGTCGAGCCCACGATGTCCGTAAAAAGAATCGTCTGAACCCCGATGTCCAGCTGCAGATCCGATGCGATCGCCTGTTCCGAAAATAAATCCCTAAAATCCTGAAAGTTGAACAGCTCGACCGGTCTGAGTCCGATCGCATCCTCTTTTCTTTCTTCGATGATAAAAGTTCGAGGCGAATTTTCCGCGTTGAAGATTTGAACCGTAGGCATCGGTTTTGCGGTGAGTTCTTCCGCCGATTGATCCACGGTCCATCGGATCGATTCAGCCGAAGAGGGTTGCAGTTCCAAAAGATTGTATTTTTTTTCTCCCGCGATCCGCAGACGATATACGCCGTCGTTCAACAATAAATTCGTAATATACTCGCTTCCGGGTTGAATCGTTCTTTGAAATCGGATATGCGTTTTTGTCGACGGTTCCGCCGCGCAGAAAAATCGCTTCTGCACTTCCCGAATCGAAGGATGAACGTGGAACGTAACTTCGATCGAGTTGAGTTTCGTGGATTCGAAATCGATTCCGCAAACTTCGCAGGAATCCTGCGTGGGAACGTCGCCTAGATTGAACAGCTCGGATCGAACTCCTCTGCAATGCGGACAGATTACGTCCCAGGAAAGCGTGAACAAACCTTGTCTGCAACCGTGTAAGAATAAAAGGAGAAGACTTTCGACCGGAATCTTCCATTCCATCGCCAACTTTTTAATCCGAATTCGATAGAGTTCGTTTTCGTCTTCGGAGAGAATATAATGAATCACTCGATCAAGCAAGGCTTCGTCGATTCCCTCGCGCAAAAGATTGGTTTTGATCTGCTTTAACTTCAGGCTTTCGGCGATCGGAGAGGATTGTTTCGAATTTTTATTCAGAAGGAGCGCGGCTTCGTTTTTCTGTCTCGTTTCAATGTCTTGTAAAAGTCCCGCGAGACCTTTTTGATATTCCTGATACATCTGTTTCATTCCGTACGGAAGAATCAGCTTTCCGACGATTCCTCTCGGAACCCATCCGAAGTAAACGATGAGTTTCGTCTTTTCTTCGGAAAGTTTTTCGAGAACGTATCGGGTGCGGACGTAACGCGCCAAACCCTTGCTGTAGATTCTGGCGTTGTTGATTCCTTTGCAGTATTCCCATTCCCAAGGGACTTCTTCCCACTCCATTAGAATTCCTGCATTTTTGGAACGGCCGAAAAGTTTTCCCTCCTTTTCGACGAATTTCATTTCGGGAATTCCGATCCTTTTGTTAAACGAAGAGGTATCGATCAGCCATGGCCAAAGCGTTTCGACGTTCACGTCGAGTTCGAATTCCCACAAAGTGTCTATCGTCTTTCCGAATCGTTTCCATTCTTCCGGCCAAGGATATCGGTTTAAAAAATCGGTAAGGTCCGATATTTCCGACGCTTTGATTTTACTCTGATTGATTTCCATATAAATTCTATGCTTCCCGATTTTTGTGTGTTTATGTTTTGGAATTCTTCGAAAAAGAATCCACAAAATTTATTCTTCCGTTTAGATTCTAGTTCCTGGTTTAGAGTTCGAAAGAATTTTGGTACGATATGCGATATTCTCTTTTTGGAAACAAATTTTCGAGACAAACGGGAATCGGGCAGCTCATGGACGATCTCGGAAATCCGCCTCCGGGCTCTTGTCTTCTGGGGGGAGGGAACCCTGCCTTGATTCCGGAAGTGAACGAGGTCTGGAGGGAAATCGTTTCCAAACTACTCGAATCGGGGAGCATGGGAAGAATTCTCGGAAGTTACGAATCTCCTTCGGGCGTTCTCGAATTGAGAGAAACGATCGCATCGATTTTATCGGAGGAATCCGGAACCGTTATCGACAAGGATCAAATCGCGATTACGAACGGAAGCCAGAACGCTTTCTACTTTTTATTGAACTTTTTTTCGGGAAATTTCGGCAACGGAAACCGGAAGAAAATTCTCTTTCCGATTCTACCGGAATACATCGGTTATACGGATCAAACTTTGGAGGAAGATTCGTTTTTGTCCTTTTCTCCCGTGATTCGGGAAATCGGAGATCGGTATTATAAATATTTTATCGACGCGGAAAAGTTCGACTCCGTTTCGAAATGGGCCGAACAAGCGGGTTGCATCTGCGTGTCACGCCCCACGAATCCAACGGGCAACGTAATCACGGATCAGGAATTGGAATTTTTGATCACAAAGGCGAATAACGCAGGAATTCCTTTGCTCGTCGACAACGCGTACGGGTTTCCGTTTCCAAACGTCGTCTTTGGGAAGAATTCTTTCGTGCATAAACCCGGAATGATTCAAGGATTCAGTCTTTCCAAGCTGGGCCTTCCCGGAGTCCGCACCGGTTTCGTTTTAGGAGATCCCGAGACGATCTCGATGTTGCAGAGGGCCAATTCGGTTATCAATTTAACGAGCGCGAGTCCCGGACAATTTATCGCATTGGATCTTTTTCGAAGCGGTAAATGGAAAGACCTATGTGAAAAAGTGATCCTTCCTTTTTATCAAAAGAAATCGCTTTTCGCGCAGGAAACGATTCTAAACCGCTGGAGTTCCAAGATCGATTACCGAATTCATCAAAGCGAAGGCGCTTTCTTTCTTTGGATCTGGGTTAAGAATTTATCTTTGCCCTTTAACGATCTTTATCCGATTCTTAAAGAGGCGGGAGTGATCATCGTTCCCGGAAAAACCTTCTTCCCCGGAGCCGATCCGAGTTGGAAACACAGTGAAGAATGTTTTCGATTGAGCTTTGTTCGAGACGACAAAGAGATTGAAGAGGGTATCATAAGAATCGGACGGGTATTGGAAAAATTCTCCAAATAAAGGTTTCGTCCAGCCCTTGAAAGTGGAACACTGGATACTGAGAACGGTTCAACCGAAAAGAACCGCTTTGTTGATTGAATAGGAAGCATGGAAGACACGGAACAGGACATAAGCTTTGAGGAACTGGCGGCGAGTAAGCCGGTTGAAATCCAGTCCCTCACTCCGGATTACATTTTTTTAAACGAAGGCGCCGTAGGATTATCCGCGACCGCCCGTTGTATTCTGGACGAACTTAGGGACTGGCATAAAAAAACGGAAAAGCACGGTTCCAAAAGCATTCACCCTTCTTACCTTCTCACGTTAGACAAGCTTGCCGAACTCTTAAATAAATATAGAAACCTAAGCGAACAGGCCAAATCCCCTCCGAGCGTAGACATGGCGTTGCGTCAATTGGTCGACTACGAGAAAAAAGGGAAAAACAAATCCGCGTATATCTATCCGTTTTTGGTTCGAAACGGTGCGAAGGTTCTTGCGCGCATCGCGATCGCAAGTCCGCAAAAGGAAGCGAAGACGGACGTAACTCCGTATCGAGTCGCGTGTTTTGAATTCTCCGAAGAGATGATCGATCTCATTCTTCAGAACCGCGCTAAAAGACCGAAACTTCCCGATGAAGATAATCCGGGCGCGTTTCTGCTTCATAAAAATAAAGCGGGCAAGAATTGGCTTTTTCCGAAGCTGGCTTCGCTCGAAGCGGAATTCTCGACTTTGTTAAAACGCGGTTTTCAACCTTACAGTTATATTCCGATGATGGATTTTTTACGGGACTTTCTCACGTATGCGAATAAGAAGAATTACGTGATGAAGATTCTTCCCGACTACCATCTTATTTTGGACGATCTTCAGTTGAATCCGGACGGTTCTTACGTGAATCAACCCGAAGTCATCGCGCATTATCGTTGTCAGGCGGACGCTCTTGAAAAATTCGCGATTCCGTATTTGAAGGAACTCAGTGCGAGAGCGGGTTATAGTTTATTCGGAACTCGAATCGCAGAATTCGAACAGACTCATATTCAAATGGTCGAACCCGGAAGAAAACAAAACAGCGAAAAAGTCAAAGCGCTGATTTCGTTGATCAACGATTATCCGTTCGATCGCGAAACGGACGAGTTGGGCAAGAAGGTCTCGGAAACTTGCAGACTCTCGATCCAAATTCTTTCCAAGTTGATGGAAGAAAAAGACAGACTTGTCGAACGAAAAGAGGAAAACGTTTTTAAATCTTTGAAGTCGAGACTCCTGAATAAGATCGCGGAAAACACTCTCGAACAGCAAACCTTATACCGTTTTTCTCCCGAGCAAAAATTGAAATCGTCCGGGCTACTCGACGAGTCGCGTTATCCGTCTTTGATCGAAGAACTGAAACGCGATATTACCGCTCAATACGCGATGAAGGAAGTTCAAAAACCGGATCAAACCGTGGAAATCTACGCGGTCGATCCGGGTTATATGGCCGCTGTTCTTCATAAACTCAGCGGTATGGCCACGAGCAATCCGGCGTATCAAAAGGATCTCGAGATCGCGCGGGAAATCAACGCAAGCCTGAGCAATCCGAAACATCCCGGATTAAACGCAAAACTCAAAGCGGAGAACATCGTAAAACTGCAGCAAGGCATTCAAGCGATGGAACAATTGGAAGCGGAAAAACAACGCTCCCAAGAGTTTGCGAAGAAGTTCAATCTTCCGATGGGAATGCTCGGTTTTGTCGCGAGCATGATCTTATTCTTGATCGCTTCCGTACATTTTAAAACGACCGGAATCTTATTCGTGGGAATTCCAGTAAGTTTGTTTCTCGGTTTGATGATCGCGTTTTATTTTAGAGACAAGGAAAAATCGGACATTCTCACCAACGGAAGTTCTTCGGCGTCGCTCGGTTCCGGCTTTAAGGGAGAATACGGTTCGATGACTTCCTCTTCTTCGGACGGCTATTATTCCGGAGACGATTCCGAGGACGAACACTTTCAATCCAAAGGCGAAACTCCGAAAGAAAAGAAAGTGAGTTTGATCGCAAAAGGCGCAGAACGTTTCGTATTTCCGAGCAGATTTACGAAGATCACCGATAAGATTCATGATTCTCGCTCGCTGCGTAAAAAGATTTTCGAAAACCTCGATAACATTCGAAACAGTGTGGCTCATCTCAAAACGGAGAAGGACGACGACAAAGTGGCTTCCACGATCGAATACGCTTTGTTGCAAAACTCCGCTACGATCCTCATTCCGGACGATATCGTGCCGCAAGGAATGCCCGGTTCCATCATTCTCAGCCACAACGACTTAAAAGCTCCTTTGATCCGCGATCAGATTTCCGAGTTTTTGCGCAACGAGGCTCAGAAGAAAAAATACGATAAGAAGCTCGTAAAATATTATACTTTTCTAATTAACACGATCGAAGTCGAATATTACAAATATCTGCCGAGCCGGAAGAAAAAATAATACGACAACATCGTCCGAGTCGTTCGATTTTCGCTCTTTAGAGGCTCTAATTTTGGAATAAACGATCCGTTGCGGATTGTTCCGTTTTGTCTTTGTCGCACTTGTGCCATGAATATTTATTGACTAAAGGCCGCAACGATTTTCAGATTTAATCGTGCAGTTTCTATCCGTTCGTTTTAAGCTGAAAAATATTATAATGAATTCCCTTTTGGCAATTTTTCGACAAACGTCTGTTAGACAATTTCAGACGCATCTTCGGTTCTTCGAGGCGAATTCTTCGCTTTTCGCCAAACAATTCAACATCCTTCTTTTTTGCTCGATTCTTTTTTTGTTCGGATGCGATCGCATAAAAAGTTTTAATCCGGGAGATATGAGTTCTTCTCCCTATTATGAAAACGTAATTCTTCAATGTATGATGGGACAAACTCCGGGATGTGCCGCGCCTACGATTCGGAACGTTCAAAATATGGGAACGCTGCATTCGGGGTTTCTGACGGGAAATACGGCTCCATTCGCATCAACGGCGGAAGTTTCCGTGGACGGAGGGCCTTTTTTACCGGCGACCGTTTCCGGAACGACATGGACGTTTGCGCTTCCTACCGGTTCCGCGATTTGGAAACAAAATACGAAACATTGGATCGCGGTTCGATCCTCGCTATTCGCTTCTATCAACGGGATCACGGTCCGAAAAGGAAACAATCAGGACGTAAACGGCGACGGCTTTCCCGATTTGATCGTAGGAGCCAATCAATACAGCGGAGGCAATGGGAAGGTTTATATCTTTCACGGCTCCGAACAGGGAATTCTTTCACAGGCGGCGACGGCAGCTAACACGAGTTTATCGTCCGTCGTGGTGGGAGGGCAATACGGCTGGTCCGTAACTCTGGGGGATGTCAACGGAGACGGTTATGGGGATGCGATCGTGAGCGCTCCGAGTGCGGGAGCCGATGCGGTTTACATTTATCATTCGGGTGGAAGCTCGGGAATCGCAACCGGAGCTTCTCCTACTTCCACCTTGACCGCCGGATCCGCCGTTTTTTTCG
Proteins encoded:
- a CDS encoding DsbA family oxidoreductase yields the protein METKIAVYSDMVCPWCYIGKKRLEDAVELRKKSHPDDTIEIEWRAFQLNPDLSPEGEDRVLHMTRKFGSMDRIKMMVQRVADIATADGLPFSVEQAGHQPNTFLLHALVRKAKEFGKDSVLSELFFKKFFADGKNLSDPNIISETLKEAGLDENLLEAVKNDDALLQEIQEVEMRGRQLGVSGVPFFVFNEKYAVSGAQETNLFLQVFDQLEKENS
- a CDS encoding adenylate/guanylate cyclase domain-containing protein — encoded protein: MEINQSKIKASEISDLTDFLNRYPWPEEWKRFGKTIDTLWEFELDVNVETLWPWLIDTSSFNKRIGIPEMKFVEKEGKLFGRSKNAGILMEWEEVPWEWEYCKGINNARIYSKGLARYVRTRYVLEKLSEEKTKLIVYFGWVPRGIVGKLILPYGMKQMYQEYQKGLAGLLQDIETRQKNEAALLLNKNSKQSSPIAESLKLKQIKTNLLREGIDEALLDRVIHYILSEDENELYRIRIKKLAMEWKIPVESLLLLFLHGCRQGLFTLSWDVICPHCRGVRSELFNLGDVPTQDSCEVCGIDFESTKLNSIEVTFHVHPSIREVQKRFFCAAEPSTKTHIRFQRTIQPGSEYITNLLLNDGVYRLRIAGEKKYNLLELQPSSAESIRWTVDQSAEELTAKPMPTVQIFNAENSPRTFIIEERKEDAIGLRPVELFNFQDFRDLFSEQAIASDLQLDIGVQTILFTDIVGSTRFYLTEGDNGAFKEVREHFVQAFRIIKEHRGAVVKTIGDAVMASFSSPLDSLLASIELQKVFQVTPENRIQIRISIHSGQCLAVNLNSNIDYFGNTVNYASKLQGITDAGEIAFSEAIFRDGEIRNYLKTSGMKVKKVPFKLPWSQEEDPAYKLVQENSKN
- a CDS encoding valine--pyruvate transaminase, whose protein sequence is MRYSLFGNKFSRQTGIGQLMDDLGNPPPGSCLLGGGNPALIPEVNEVWREIVSKLLESGSMGRILGSYESPSGVLELRETIASILSEESGTVIDKDQIAITNGSQNAFYFLLNFFSGNFGNGNRKKILFPILPEYIGYTDQTLEEDSFLSFSPVIREIGDRYYKYFIDAEKFDSVSKWAEQAGCICVSRPTNPTGNVITDQELEFLITKANNAGIPLLVDNAYGFPFPNVVFGKNSFVHKPGMIQGFSLSKLGLPGVRTGFVLGDPETISMLQRANSVINLTSASPGQFIALDLFRSGKWKDLCEKVILPFYQKKSLFAQETILNRWSSKIDYRIHQSEGAFFLWIWVKNLSLPFNDLYPILKEAGVIIVPGKTFFPGADPSWKHSEECFRLSFVRDDKEIEEGIIRIGRVLEKFSK